The following are encoded together in the Actinoplanes sp. N902-109 genome:
- a CDS encoding HAF repeat-containing protein: protein MSDNGEVVGWSATAAGLTHPFRWAGGAMTDLGTLDQVDGGWGIATAVNRFGTVAGQSRRNGVARAVRRQHGVITDLGTLGGGTSFATAINDRGDIAGLVLDAGAAQAALWRHGRLQVIGHLPGGTASGTNDINDWGVVLGAGNVSSGSVEDHAFLWRRGVFRDLSGAEVPNGARSLDNGNAIIGVVPGPAAAPFRPDAGAGSPAAAPRGR from the coding sequence TTGTCCGACAACGGCGAGGTCGTCGGCTGGTCCGCCACGGCCGCGGGCCTGACCCACCCGTTCCGGTGGGCCGGCGGCGCGATGACCGACCTGGGCACCCTCGATCAGGTCGACGGCGGCTGGGGGATCGCCACCGCGGTCAACCGGTTCGGCACGGTGGCCGGGCAGAGCCGCCGCAACGGGGTGGCCCGGGCGGTGCGCCGGCAGCACGGCGTGATCACCGATCTGGGTACGCTCGGCGGCGGCACAAGCTTCGCCACGGCGATCAACGACCGGGGTGACATCGCCGGGCTGGTCCTCGATGCCGGGGCGGCGCAGGCCGCGCTGTGGCGGCACGGCCGGTTGCAGGTGATCGGACACCTGCCGGGAGGCACCGCCTCCGGGACGAACGACATCAACGACTGGGGCGTGGTCCTCGGCGCCGGCAATGTCAGCAGCGGATCGGTGGAGGACCACGCCTTCCTGTGGCGGCGCGGGGTGTTCCGGGACCTGTCCGGCGCCGAGGTGCCGAACGGCGCCCGCAGCCTCGACAACGGCAACGCCATCATCGGCGTCGTGCCGGGTCCGGCTGCCGCACCGTTCCGGCCCGACGCCGGCGCAGGGTCGCCGGCAGCAGCGCCCCGAGGGCGGTGA
- a CDS encoding molybdopterin-dependent oxidoreductase has product MKDADSLLNRPVSARLAGLLGIALGVAFAICFGTGLLSHLIQHPPGWFRWPARPVQLYRITQGLHVATGLACVPLLGAKLWTVYPRLFQWPPLRSVVHGLERAGVAVLVAGSLFQLVSGIFNIAHLYAPLPFFFTAGHYWVSWLVIGALLVHIGVQLPVVREALRRGTPLVTGAVSLTRRGFLGTVAAAAGVITLGTAGQTVAPLSPLSVLAPRRPRSGPQHLPVNKTAAGAGVRATATDPAYRLVIAGPTGTVRLSLAELTAMPQHTAELPISCVEGWSATATWTGVRLRDLVALVGGDPNDATVHVESLEAHSRYRSATVPPDHVRDAATLVALRLGGEPLALDHGYPARLIAPDRPGVLQTKWLARITVRGTR; this is encoded by the coding sequence CCCGGCTCGCCGGCCTGCTGGGCATCGCCCTCGGGGTCGCCTTCGCGATCTGTTTCGGCACCGGCCTGCTCAGCCACCTGATCCAGCACCCGCCGGGCTGGTTCCGCTGGCCGGCCCGCCCGGTGCAGCTGTACCGGATCACCCAGGGCCTGCACGTGGCGACCGGCCTGGCCTGCGTGCCGCTGCTCGGCGCCAAGCTGTGGACGGTCTACCCGCGGCTGTTCCAGTGGCCGCCGCTGCGCTCGGTCGTGCACGGACTGGAACGCGCGGGTGTGGCCGTACTGGTTGCCGGGTCCCTTTTCCAGCTGGTCAGCGGCATCTTCAACATCGCCCACCTGTACGCACCCCTGCCGTTCTTCTTCACCGCCGGGCACTACTGGGTCAGCTGGCTGGTGATCGGGGCCCTGCTCGTCCACATCGGGGTGCAGCTGCCGGTGGTCCGCGAGGCCCTGCGCCGCGGCACGCCCCTGGTCACCGGGGCGGTGTCGCTGACCCGCCGCGGCTTCCTGGGCACCGTGGCCGCGGCGGCCGGGGTGATCACGCTGGGCACCGCCGGGCAGACCGTCGCGCCGCTGTCCCCGCTGTCCGTCCTGGCCCCACGCCGGCCCCGCAGCGGCCCGCAACACCTGCCGGTCAACAAGACCGCCGCCGGGGCGGGCGTCCGAGCCACCGCCACCGACCCGGCGTACCGGCTGGTCATCGCCGGGCCCACCGGCACCGTACGGCTCAGCCTGGCCGAGCTGACCGCCATGCCGCAGCACACCGCCGAGCTGCCGATCAGCTGCGTCGAGGGCTGGAGCGCCACTGCCACCTGGACCGGCGTGCGGCTGCGCGACCTGGTCGCACTGGTCGGCGGGGACCCGAACGACGCCACCGTCCACGTCGAGTCGCTGGAGGCGCACAGCCGCTACCGCAGCGCCACGGTCCCGCCGGACCATGTCCGGGACGCGGCCACGCTGGTGGCCCTGCGCCTGGGCGGCGAACCCCTCGCGCTGGACCACGGCTATCCCGCCCGGCTGATCGCGCCGGACCGGCCCGGCGTGCTGCAGACCAAATGGCTGGCCCGGATCACGGTACGGGGCACCCGATGA